The following are from one region of the Alkalimarinus sediminis genome:
- a CDS encoding synaptic vesicle VAT-1 family membrane protein, protein MKRVMITKAGDIDVLKVQEFPAPSPQDHEVVISTKACGINFADILARQGLYPDAPALPTCVGYEFSGIVTQVGKAVDDSWIGRAVFGLSRFNGYADTVCVPIDQVFEKPDSLTFEQAAAIPVNYLTAWQLLVVMGSLTAEDSLLIHNVGGGVGLAALEIAKHIGATTYGTASPGKHHFLKEKGLDHAIDYRNKDWEQTLKTLTNGRGVELITDPIGGNHWRKSYRSLRDTGRLGMFGISAASDSSWKGKLKLLKTAVQMPFFHPINLMDNNKAVFGVNMGHLWHETPKIRHWMMHIIEGVNDGWVNPHVDCTFNFDQAADAHQYIEERKNKGKVLLTP, encoded by the coding sequence GTGAAAAGAGTCATGATTACAAAAGCTGGCGATATCGATGTACTGAAGGTACAAGAATTTCCAGCGCCATCACCTCAAGACCACGAAGTGGTCATTTCAACCAAAGCCTGCGGCATTAACTTTGCCGACATTCTCGCTCGACAAGGACTCTACCCTGACGCGCCGGCACTTCCTACCTGTGTCGGTTATGAGTTTTCAGGCATTGTGACTCAAGTTGGTAAAGCGGTAGACGACAGCTGGATAGGCAGAGCGGTTTTCGGGCTCAGTCGCTTTAACGGATATGCAGATACCGTCTGCGTGCCCATCGATCAAGTATTCGAAAAACCTGACTCCCTCACGTTTGAACAAGCCGCAGCGATACCCGTCAACTACCTAACGGCATGGCAACTGCTGGTTGTGATGGGCTCACTCACAGCCGAAGATAGCCTATTGATCCACAATGTAGGAGGCGGTGTAGGGCTTGCCGCATTAGAGATAGCAAAACACATTGGAGCAACCACTTACGGTACCGCCAGCCCCGGAAAACACCACTTTCTGAAAGAAAAAGGGCTAGATCACGCCATCGATTACCGTAATAAAGACTGGGAGCAAACGTTAAAAACGCTCACCAATGGGCGAGGAGTAGAGCTGATTACCGACCCGATTGGTGGAAATCATTGGCGAAAAAGCTATCGATCTCTCCGCGATACGGGTCGACTAGGAATGTTTGGCATTTCAGCCGCTTCAGATTCAAGCTGGAAAGGAAAACTAAAGCTACTAAAAACCGCAGTGCAGATGCCATTTTTCCACCCCATCAATCTGATGGACAATAATAAAGCGGTATTTGGGGTCAACATGGGGCACCTTTGGCACGAAACACCCAAGATTCGCCACTGGATGATGCATATTATTGAGGGTGTCAACGACGGATGGGTAAACCCGCATGTTGATTGCACCTTTAACTTTGATCAGGCCGCAGACGCACATCAATATATAGAAGAGCGGAAGAACAAAGGAAAGGTGCTTCTTACACCTTAA
- a CDS encoding MarC family protein, giving the protein MTPFFVLSSFITMTSHMNEREKRTTASKVTVAVLISCLSMFFFGKYIFELFGITLDAFRVGAGSILFLSGLSLVNGSRKVSSNEFENDIAVVPLAIPITVGPGVIGVLMVMGAEPRSALQLLSFLVALAGATFTIGIMLLSSSWLQKFISQQSLSVMQKITGLFVSAIAAQIIFTGVKGFFATV; this is encoded by the coding sequence ATGACGCCGTTTTTTGTGCTGTCTTCGTTTATCACTATGACCAGTCATATGAATGAGCGGGAGAAACGCACCACTGCGTCTAAAGTTACGGTTGCGGTGTTGATTAGCTGTTTATCGATGTTCTTTTTTGGTAAATATATTTTTGAATTGTTCGGTATCACGCTCGACGCATTTAGAGTGGGGGCAGGTTCTATTCTATTTTTAAGTGGCCTGTCTCTGGTTAACGGCAGCCGTAAGGTTAGCTCCAATGAGTTTGAAAATGATATAGCCGTTGTACCCTTAGCCATACCTATAACCGTTGGGCCGGGTGTTATTGGTGTGTTGATGGTGATGGGGGCAGAGCCTCGTAGTGCTCTGCAGTTGTTGTCGTTTTTGGTCGCTCTGGCTGGTGCGACATTTACGATTGGCATCATGTTGTTGTCGTCTAGCTGGCTACAAAAGTTTATTAGCCAGCAGTCACTATCGGTGATGCAAAAAATTACCGGTTTATTTGTATCTGCCATCGCAGCGCAGATTATATTTACCGGTGTAAAAGGGTTCTTTGCAACAGTTTAA
- the yegD gene encoding molecular chaperone, with protein sequence MFSGFDYGSSNCAMGVMDNGLVKLLPLWGGQCFTPSTLYAADRGLICESVAHNIQSDSDREQYIQQRSAAIQQASQIRRNLNIGEQEKTLFVGEDAIENYIDFPEEGYFVKSPKSFLGVSGLRQEQVAFFEDIVTAMMQSIKQQAETSLQQSITQTVIGRPVNFQGSGGEESNRQAIDILTTAAQRAGYQQAEFLYEPLAAGIDFETSLKQDQTVLVVDIGGGTTDCSMVRMGPSHRIKVSREDDFLGHSGQRVGGNDLDINLSYKAFMPLLGLGSKLKSGLAVPSEPYWNAVRTNDVNAQVEFSSRANLELLEQLCRDASNVELVNRLLDLQQHKTNHQLVRCGEQSKIALSDALEITQPLGFIEPELAQSVTRELFADAIQGPLNRISALMKEAVAQAQCTPDLVYVTGGTAKSPVIRDAIQQQLGDIPIMDGDHFGSVTAGLTKWAEKLFG encoded by the coding sequence ATGTTTTCGGGTTTTGATTACGGTAGTTCAAATTGTGCCATGGGTGTTATGGATAACGGATTGGTTAAACTGTTGCCGCTGTGGGGTGGTCAGTGCTTCACTCCTTCAACGCTCTATGCCGCTGATCGAGGGCTAATTTGTGAGTCAGTTGCTCATAATATTCAATCAGACTCTGATCGAGAGCAGTATATACAGCAACGATCTGCAGCTATTCAGCAAGCATCTCAGATAAGACGCAACCTGAATATCGGTGAACAAGAGAAGACGTTATTTGTTGGCGAAGATGCGATCGAAAACTATATCGACTTTCCTGAAGAGGGGTATTTTGTAAAGTCTCCTAAATCATTTTTAGGGGTCAGTGGTTTACGGCAAGAACAAGTAGCGTTTTTTGAGGATATCGTCACCGCTATGATGCAGTCGATCAAACAACAAGCCGAAACCTCTCTTCAGCAATCTATTACACAAACCGTTATTGGCCGACCTGTAAACTTTCAAGGGAGTGGCGGCGAAGAGAGTAATCGTCAGGCTATTGATATTTTAACTACAGCTGCACAGAGAGCCGGTTACCAGCAGGCTGAATTCTTATACGAGCCATTAGCCGCAGGAATCGATTTCGAAACAAGCTTAAAGCAAGACCAAACTGTTTTAGTGGTTGATATTGGTGGTGGTACTACTGATTGCTCGATGGTTCGTATGGGTCCATCACACCGAATCAAGGTAAGCCGAGAAGATGATTTTTTAGGGCACAGTGGCCAGCGAGTAGGGGGGAATGATCTGGATATTAACCTCAGCTACAAAGCATTTATGCCTCTGTTAGGTTTAGGCAGTAAACTAAAAAGCGGGCTGGCAGTGCCGAGTGAGCCCTATTGGAATGCGGTGCGTACCAACGATGTGAATGCTCAAGTAGAATTCAGTAGCCGTGCCAATCTAGAGTTGTTAGAGCAGCTTTGTCGAGATGCCAGCAATGTTGAGTTAGTTAATCGGTTATTAGATTTGCAGCAGCATAAGACGAATCATCAATTGGTACGTTGTGGTGAGCAAAGCAAAATTGCCTTGTCAGACGCGCTTGAGATCACTCAACCCTTAGGGTTTATTGAACCGGAGCTAGCACAGAGCGTAACCAGAGAGTTGTTTGCCGACGCGATTCAAGGGCCGCTTAATAGAATATCTGCATTGATGAAAGAAGCGGTTGCTCAAGCCCAATGCACGCCTGACTTGGTTTATGTCACAGGCGGCACAGCAAAGTCACCGGTCATTCGAGACGCCATTCAGCAACAGTTAGGCGATATACCTATTATGGATGGTGATCACTTTGGTAGTGTTACCGCCGGTTTAACCAAGTGGGCAGAGAAGCTGTTTGGGTAA
- a CDS encoding substrate-binding periplasmic protein, which produces MLRSYLIRCIITLALPIASAHAAAAEISRVIITTFDQPAPRLMVTELVMKEIYKKLNIEMQLDKHPGNRALSLANGGKSDGELIRTTAIERTKSNLVRIPTPISQVRYSVYTKKAKAFEVKDWNSLKPYSIGVVSGIKFIEERSELFDSTVISNPQSLFKMLYLERVDVAVFTELDGLFMLKKLNLHNDIINLSPPLEVVPVYHYIHRKHTALIDQLSTLMQEMETSGELQALIRQSESMVIESLP; this is translated from the coding sequence ATGCTTAGATCTTATTTAATACGCTGCATCATCACTCTTGCTCTACCAATAGCTTCGGCACACGCAGCAGCGGCAGAGATATCGAGAGTTATCATTACAACGTTCGATCAACCCGCTCCCCGACTTATGGTGACTGAGTTGGTGATGAAAGAGATATACAAAAAGCTAAATATAGAAATGCAGCTCGATAAGCACCCTGGTAACCGCGCGCTCTCTCTCGCTAATGGGGGTAAGTCTGACGGCGAGTTAATTCGAACTACCGCTATAGAACGCACCAAGAGCAACCTGGTCAGAATTCCAACACCTATTTCTCAAGTCAGGTATAGCGTCTATACCAAGAAAGCCAAAGCTTTTGAAGTTAAAGATTGGAACTCCCTTAAACCCTATAGTATTGGAGTTGTGAGTGGCATTAAGTTTATAGAAGAGCGTAGTGAGCTGTTTGATTCGACAGTTATCAGTAACCCTCAATCTCTTTTTAAGATGCTCTATCTAGAGCGGGTTGATGTTGCCGTTTTTACTGAGCTAGACGGTTTATTCATGCTCAAGAAGTTAAACCTGCATAATGATATTATTAATCTTTCTCCGCCATTAGAGGTTGTGCCGGTCTATCATTACATCCATCGTAAACATACCGCATTAATAGACCAGCTATCGACATTGATGCAAGAGATGGAAACCTCTGGCGAGCTACAAGCACTTATTAGACAGTCAGAAAGCATGGTTATCGAATCATTGCCCTAG
- a CDS encoding AsmA family protein: MNSGAKLISGATLTKGAALFIGKRIVQALLILLLALLLLVALAFAFNLTIKLTRFAPYISETIESTSGVNIHIDGEILFTLGSTTEVNIDGFRWQQRDSDKLPFLQFERGVFSFDFWSLFGRQISIEKIALSTVDLNLVIKKGMKLNIPELDLMALLEWINHRADELPPFIAEDIELKQASLTFLVPEKNLKGDLVFDHIDASWGWNSPLQLFGDGVLHDDDPYPISIALKGDPFKSLGVASKEWTTIFNIAGNQADIATTLTLTGEDAHALEEDEVALAKNRTYALAVEVNQLQYGKILSNLGVEGAGHGHLNAHIFLQGMLTNLDQPLVSSTGTIELAVWPSELRANPLDFWAINIINMLLIGLSEDSKVNCAVARFNLTDSILTSEALIFDTSRLRVYGSGNINLLSREIDIWIEAKAKQLQWLSKDVPVRLSGSIDNPKIELKKMGIFKSAVKSVVNFTLPLLPVLINDTMESDGSKDCLMSMQANRGRIKE; this comes from the coding sequence TTGAATTCGGGTGCTAAATTGATCTCGGGTGCTACATTAACCAAAGGTGCTGCATTGTTTATAGGGAAAAGGATAGTCCAGGCTCTGCTAATACTCCTACTGGCATTATTGCTTTTGGTGGCGCTTGCGTTTGCCTTTAACTTAACCATCAAACTTACCCGCTTTGCCCCTTATATTAGCGAGACTATTGAATCTACTTCTGGTGTAAACATACACATTGATGGTGAAATCCTGTTCACATTAGGTTCGACAACTGAGGTCAATATTGATGGCTTTCGTTGGCAGCAACGAGACTCAGATAAGTTGCCCTTTTTACAGTTTGAGCGGGGGGTGTTCTCTTTTGATTTTTGGTCGTTATTTGGTCGGCAGATTTCGATTGAGAAGATAGCATTATCAACGGTAGACCTGAATCTGGTGATTAAAAAGGGGATGAAGCTTAATATTCCAGAGCTTGACCTGATGGCGCTTCTTGAATGGATTAATCATCGAGCGGATGAACTCCCCCCGTTCATTGCCGAAGATATAGAACTAAAACAGGCTTCACTGACTTTCTTGGTACCCGAGAAAAACCTAAAAGGAGATCTGGTTTTTGACCATATAGATGCATCATGGGGTTGGAATTCTCCGCTGCAATTGTTTGGTGATGGCGTACTGCATGATGACGATCCGTATCCCATTTCTATTGCGTTAAAAGGCGACCCTTTTAAATCACTTGGTGTGGCATCAAAGGAGTGGACAACAATTTTCAATATTGCCGGCAATCAAGCGGATATCGCGACTACATTAACATTAACCGGCGAAGATGCTCATGCATTAGAGGAGGATGAGGTTGCTCTAGCAAAGAATCGAACGTACGCATTAGCGGTTGAGGTCAACCAGCTTCAGTACGGGAAAATCTTGTCTAATTTGGGCGTTGAAGGGGCAGGGCATGGGCATTTGAATGCACATATTTTTTTGCAAGGCATGCTGACTAACCTCGATCAACCGCTTGTATCCTCCACCGGAACCATAGAGTTGGCTGTTTGGCCGAGTGAATTGCGCGCAAACCCTCTCGATTTTTGGGCTATCAATATTATTAATATGCTACTGATAGGGCTAAGTGAGGACTCTAAGGTAAATTGTGCGGTGGCGCGTTTTAATTTAACGGACTCTATTCTAACGAGTGAAGCTTTGATTTTTGATACGTCCAGATTGAGGGTGTATGGCAGTGGCAATATCAATCTGCTGAGTCGAGAAATAGATATTTGGATTGAGGCTAAGGCAAAGCAATTACAATGGTTGAGTAAGGATGTTCCAGTGCGTCTTTCAGGCTCAATTGATAACCCGAAAATAGAACTCAAGAAGATGGGCATTTTTAAAAGTGCAGTTAAAAGTGTGGTGAACTTTACATTGCCGCTGCTGCCGGTGTTGATTAACGATACGATGGAGAGCGACGGCAGTAAGGACTGTTTAATGTCTATGCAGGCTAATCGTGGCCGAATAAAAGAGTAA
- a CDS encoding efflux transporter outer membrane subunit, whose translation MTFPASIVTLLLCSLILAGCSAVPREEYPAAEIPAEWQQPTSNQQAKPSAWIQDFNDPLLETLIQQALANNHDLKASAARVEAALAQARIVGADLNPTVNGGVDAQRRRSNPENNGVTNSNYNTDLGVGVDVSWEIDLWGRLSSRARAATLDFEVTEAEWRAAQLSLSASVARSWFNLAEAQLQLDLVEQRLSNLSDNLITIEEDFKLGLRGALDVYLARADVAGEQARLANRRSTLMSAKRTLELLLGQYPEGLISSRNTLTPLSSPIPSGLPSELLQRRPDLIANQKRLASTNQLAAAAHADRFPRLTLTGDIGTRSSELSNLVSSDYLVWSVFGGLSAPLFDSGRLEAEEERAVANIKVAEANYNQALLTAFQEVEEGLVNETLLQQQEAALKTASEESIEAENLAFDQYQNGLLEFITVLESQRRSFDAQSAEIDVRNQRLQNRINLYLALGGAFVDDSMNIQGANSPTDAHNTEH comes from the coding sequence ATGACTTTTCCAGCGTCCATTGTGACTCTTTTGCTATGCAGCCTTATATTGGCTGGGTGTAGTGCTGTGCCAAGAGAAGAGTACCCAGCTGCTGAAATTCCTGCTGAGTGGCAACAGCCCACGAGCAACCAACAAGCAAAGCCCTCTGCCTGGATCCAAGACTTCAATGACCCTCTGCTCGAAACACTCATACAGCAAGCCTTAGCCAACAACCATGATTTAAAAGCCTCGGCGGCCCGTGTAGAAGCGGCATTAGCACAGGCGCGTATTGTCGGTGCTGATCTAAATCCCACTGTTAACGGCGGGGTTGATGCACAGAGGCGTCGTTCAAATCCAGAAAATAACGGTGTCACAAATAGTAATTACAATACAGACCTAGGCGTTGGAGTCGATGTTAGTTGGGAGATCGACCTCTGGGGCCGGCTATCGAGCCGGGCACGCGCAGCAACGCTTGACTTTGAAGTCACCGAAGCCGAGTGGCGGGCGGCTCAACTCTCACTTTCCGCCAGTGTCGCACGTAGTTGGTTTAATCTGGCAGAAGCGCAGTTACAGCTTGATTTGGTCGAACAACGATTGAGCAACCTAAGCGACAATTTAATCACCATAGAAGAGGATTTTAAACTTGGCCTCAGAGGCGCACTGGATGTTTACTTGGCTCGGGCAGATGTCGCGGGAGAGCAAGCTCGGTTGGCTAACCGACGCTCAACCCTAATGAGTGCCAAGCGCACACTTGAACTACTATTAGGTCAATATCCAGAAGGGCTGATCAGCAGCCGCAATACCTTAACCCCCCTAAGCTCTCCTATACCTAGCGGCCTGCCGTCTGAGTTGTTACAGCGAAGACCTGACCTAATCGCAAATCAAAAACGGCTCGCGTCTACCAACCAACTTGCAGCGGCTGCACACGCTGACCGCTTTCCACGACTCACCTTAACCGGTGACATCGGCACTCGCTCCAGTGAACTGAGTAACCTAGTGAGTAGTGACTATCTCGTGTGGTCTGTCTTTGGTGGCCTAAGCGCTCCTCTATTCGACAGCGGACGCCTTGAAGCAGAAGAAGAGCGAGCGGTAGCTAATATTAAGGTGGCCGAGGCCAATTACAACCAAGCACTGTTAACCGCATTTCAAGAGGTTGAAGAAGGGTTAGTAAATGAGACTCTACTACAGCAGCAAGAAGCTGCATTAAAGACAGCATCTGAAGAATCAATCGAGGCAGAAAACTTGGCCTTTGATCAATATCAAAATGGTCTGCTTGAGTTTATTACCGTTCTTGAATCCCAGCGACGCTCATTTGATGCTCAGAGTGCAGAAATTGATGTGCGCAATCAACGTCTGCAGAACCGAATCAACCTATATTTGGCACTGGGAGGCGCGTTTGTCGATGATTCGATGAATATACAAGGCGCGAACTCTCCGACAGATGCCCATAACACAGAACATTAA
- a CDS encoding efflux RND transporter periplasmic adaptor subunit — protein sequence MNQMIKQSLKILLPLLVLTICAIAAYKINENPSQARKAPQAKQAILSVDATPLTRSSYTVRLKAYGEVRPRTEGTLVSQVSGTLTKVSSRFQNGGFFEAGEPLAQIDDRDYVAAVTIAESDLIQAQFELEEERARGQQAEANWNRIGKGKQASELVLRKPQLAAARAKVASARAALDKAKLDLQRTEITAPYAGRIVDKKVDVGQFVSTNTELADIYAIDYVEIRLPLSPRQVEYLTIPEQYRGDDPKPAKGPDVEMLARQGHRQYKWHGFISRAESALDSNNRQLYVVAQLNDPYRQREDGAPPLKIGQFIEATINANTLNNVFVIPRSALYQGKTVVLIENDLLVRRDVEVIWTDEEHAVVNHNLTAGEWLVTTPLGNPVSGTRVAIRSK from the coding sequence ATGAATCAGATGATCAAACAAAGCCTAAAGATACTATTACCACTATTGGTACTAACAATCTGCGCTATCGCGGCATATAAAATTAACGAGAACCCATCTCAAGCCCGCAAAGCCCCGCAAGCTAAACAGGCAATATTAAGTGTCGATGCAACGCCATTAACTCGTAGCTCGTATACCGTAAGGCTTAAGGCTTATGGTGAAGTTCGCCCCAGAACGGAGGGTACATTGGTCTCTCAAGTATCAGGTACATTAACCAAAGTATCATCCAGGTTTCAAAACGGAGGTTTTTTTGAAGCGGGCGAACCGCTTGCTCAGATAGATGATCGCGACTATGTCGCCGCGGTAACCATAGCAGAATCAGATCTTATTCAAGCACAATTTGAGCTAGAAGAAGAGCGTGCTCGAGGCCAGCAAGCAGAAGCAAACTGGAATCGTATCGGCAAGGGAAAGCAAGCTTCAGAATTGGTGCTTCGCAAACCTCAGCTTGCTGCTGCCAGAGCCAAGGTTGCATCGGCTCGAGCCGCTCTCGACAAAGCCAAACTCGACCTGCAACGCACCGAAATAACAGCCCCCTATGCAGGTCGAATTGTTGACAAAAAAGTCGACGTTGGGCAATTCGTCTCAACCAACACCGAGCTTGCCGATATCTACGCGATTGATTATGTTGAGATTCGCCTACCGCTGAGTCCCCGCCAAGTTGAGTATCTCACTATACCAGAACAGTATAGAGGTGATGACCCGAAGCCAGCCAAAGGACCCGATGTAGAGATGTTAGCGCGACAGGGGCATCGACAATATAAATGGCATGGATTTATCAGTAGAGCCGAAAGTGCCCTTGATAGCAATAACCGTCAGCTCTATGTGGTCGCCCAACTCAATGACCCTTACCGCCAACGAGAAGATGGCGCTCCCCCGCTTAAAATAGGTCAGTTTATCGAAGCCACTATCAACGCCAACACATTAAACAACGTCTTTGTGATACCTCGCTCTGCACTCTACCAAGGTAAAACCGTAGTGCTCATTGAAAACGACTTATTAGTACGCCGCGATGTAGAGGTTATTTGGACCGATGAAGAACATGCTGTTGTTAACCACAATTTAACCGCCGGGGAGTGGCTCGTAACAACACCCTTGGGTAATCCAGTATCTGGCACTCGCGTAGCTATTAGGAGCAAATAA